In Thermocrinis minervae, a single genomic region encodes these proteins:
- a CDS encoding Maf family protein: protein MRFLILASESKRRVDILRMLGFQFSVIPSRIKEETLKDPVLTARFNAKRKALSVWKEYKFATVLAADTVVYLDGKVYGKPRDEEEAKRFLLELSGRWHRVVSAVCILSQKGRYLFHKTASVKMRELTKQEIEEYVKTGEPLDKAGAYAIQGFGAALVESIRGDFYTVMGLPISETYWILKKVLD from the coding sequence ATGAGGTTTCTCATCCTTGCTTCAGAGTCCAAGAGGAGGGTAGACATCCTCCGTATGCTTGGCTTCCAGTTCTCTGTAATACCCTCAAGGATAAAAGAAGAGACATTAAAGGATCCTGTGCTGACTGCAAGGTTCAACGCAAAGAGAAAAGCGCTATCAGTCTGGAAAGAGTATAAGTTTGCAACGGTTCTGGCTGCAGACACAGTGGTGTACCTTGATGGTAAGGTTTACGGAAAGCCTCGTGACGAAGAGGAAGCCAAAAGGTTTCTTCTCGAGCTTTCGGGGCGCTGGCACAGAGTAGTTTCCGCAGTATGTATCCTATCCCAAAAGGGTAGGTACCTATTTCACAAAACTGCAAGCGTAAAGATGAGAGAGTTAACAAAGCAGGAGATAGAGGAGTACGTAAAAACTGGAGAACCTCTCGATAAGGCAGGAGCCTACGCCATACAGGGTTTTGGAGCAGCCTTAGTGGAGTCCATAAGGGGTGACTTCTACACGGTCATGGGCTTACCTATATCTGAAACCTACTGGATACTCAAAAAAGTACTAGACTAG
- the surE gene encoding 5'/3'-nucleotidase SurE, with amino-acid sequence MPVFLLTNDDGYFSEGIKALREELKKLGRVITIAPDRNLSGVGHSLTFTAPLRMRRVDDDFWTVIGGTPADCIHLGYYVLLDGKAPDLVCSGINEGPNLGEDITYSGTVSGAMEGRILGIPSVAFSVFGENPDFKEVARVCLDVVKMVLEKGMPEDTYLNVNVPALPRDEIRGFMITRQGRRAYVEKVLKLSDPARKPLYWITAEKFGWSLEEGTDYWAVYHGYVSITPLQLDLTNYRALEILKKTWQA; translated from the coding sequence ATGCCTGTATTTCTACTGACAAACGATGACGGTTACTTTTCAGAAGGTATAAAAGCCCTAAGGGAAGAGCTGAAAAAGCTTGGAAGGGTTATAACGATAGCGCCAGATAGAAACCTAAGCGGAGTGGGACATTCCCTTACTTTTACAGCACCACTGCGTATGAGAAGGGTAGACGATGACTTTTGGACGGTAATAGGAGGCACTCCAGCAGACTGTATACACCTGGGCTACTATGTGCTGCTGGACGGTAAAGCTCCCGACCTTGTATGCTCGGGTATAAACGAAGGACCAAACCTAGGTGAAGACATAACCTACTCAGGTACTGTGTCAGGAGCCATGGAAGGTAGGATACTGGGCATACCATCTGTAGCTTTTTCCGTATTTGGAGAAAACCCAGACTTTAAAGAAGTTGCCAGAGTATGCCTTGACGTGGTAAAAATGGTTCTGGAGAAAGGTATGCCGGAGGATACGTATCTGAACGTAAACGTTCCAGCCTTGCCAAGAGATGAAATAAGGGGTTTTATGATCACAAGGCAGGGAAGAAGGGCGTACGTAGAAAAGGTCCTCAAACTTTCAGACCCTGCAAGAAAACCCCTGTACTGGATAACTGCAGAAAAGTTTGGTTGGAGTTTGGAAGAAGGCACAGATTATTGGGCTGTTTACCACGGCTACGTTTCTATAACTCCTCTGCAGCTTGATCTTACAAACTACAGGGCACTCGAAATCCTTAAGAAGACGTGGCAGGCTTAG
- a CDS encoding FtsW/RodA/SpoVE family cell cycle protein codes for MSLWLPVFILFAMGEFALIIYHVLPSLYVGSISLNVLKKPLLQLTVFLTAFVFVNYLEKKFDYSVLKNKRIAYLFIGFSTLMLVLVLINKLLTGKAVNRWLFGGSIQPLEFTKLSVIVFLSYYVYSKGGAKEFRYIFWASFLVGLNAVLLFLQPDKGGAVSIMTLTLLILFAGGMPAKVYLPVTLGFVLLSLPFLRGGYVKERVLAWKDPFSDPTDSGYQIIQSLYAFAHGGLFGTGIGQGVQKLKGGLPLADTDYIIALIAEEFGFVGVLMVSLVYAYLVGYLMVMSIRVKDIFGKLLLFGCASSFALSFLWNLAMATNLLPSKGIALPFLSYGLSNLLMSTIMVGLCNMVIKKYTV; via the coding sequence ATGAGTCTGTGGTTGCCTGTATTTATCCTATTCGCGATGGGTGAGTTTGCCCTTATTATCTACCATGTTTTACCAAGTCTGTACGTTGGATCTATCAGCCTTAATGTCTTAAAGAAGCCGCTCTTACAGCTTACTGTCTTTCTCACTGCCTTTGTTTTTGTAAATTATCTAGAAAAAAAATTTGACTATTCAGTTTTAAAGAATAAAAGGATAGCCTATCTCTTTATAGGTTTCTCCACACTTATGCTTGTACTCGTCCTTATCAATAAGCTATTAACAGGTAAGGCTGTAAACAGATGGTTGTTTGGTGGTAGTATACAACCCTTGGAGTTTACCAAGCTATCTGTGATAGTGTTTTTGTCCTACTATGTTTACTCTAAAGGTGGTGCTAAGGAGTTTAGGTACATCTTCTGGGCAAGCTTCCTTGTAGGTTTAAACGCCGTGCTTCTCTTTTTACAACCTGACAAAGGAGGTGCTGTTTCTATAATGACCCTTACCCTGCTTATCCTCTTCGCTGGTGGTATGCCTGCGAAGGTGTACCTACCGGTGACTTTGGGCTTTGTCCTTCTGAGCCTTCCTTTCCTGCGTGGTGGATACGTCAAAGAAAGGGTTTTGGCATGGAAGGATCCCTTCTCCGATCCTACGGACTCTGGCTATCAGATAATACAGTCCCTTTACGCCTTTGCCCATGGTGGGCTTTTTGGTACTGGTATAGGACAGGGTGTTCAGAAGCTAAAGGGTGGACTACCTCTTGCGGACACAGATTACATAATAGCCCTTATAGCTGAAGAGTTTGGTTTTGTGGGTGTTTTAATGGTGTCTTTAGTGTACGCTTATTTAGTCGGTTACCTGATGGTTATGTCTATAAGGGTAAAAGACATCTTTGGAAAACTCCTGCTCTTTGGCTGCGCTTCAAGCTTTGCCCTCAGCTTCCTGTGGAATCTGGCCATGGCTACGAATCTTCTTCCGTCCAAGGGTATAGCTTTGCCTTTCTTAAGCTACGGTCTTTCTAACCTGCTTATGTCTACTATTATGGTAGGTTTGTGCAACATGGTCATAAAGAAGTACACAGTATAA
- the guaA gene encoding glutamine-hydrolyzing GMP synthase, translating into MSRRPVLVFNFGSQYVQLIARRIRELGVYSQIVPYYIDPQEVERLNPYGIIFSGGPASVYQEGAPLPHPKILDLGVPILGICYGLQTIVHMLGGKVERAQKQEYGRATLRVLKEDPLFKGLPKEFEVWMSHADKVSVLPEGFVALASSENSPYAVIRHSERPIYGVQFHPEVTHTSYGKELLGNFLFEVCKAQVNWQMPDFIQHKVEEIRQTVGNSKVVCALSGGVDSTVAAVLTYKAIGDRLFCIFVDHGLLRKGESQEVEESFKKLSLPFKKVDASEYFLERLKGVENPEQKRKIIGHTFIEVFEREAKEFGAEYLLQGTLYPDVVESAGIEGAKVIKTHHNVGGLPERMNLKLLEPLRELFKDEVRKVGELLGVPENILKRHPFPGPGLAIRILGEVKKEDLEILREADYIFIEELKRWGLYDKVWQAFAVLLPVKSVGVMGDVRTYERVVGLRAVDSTDGMTADWSRLPYEFLDHVMRRIINEVKGINRVVYDISSKPPATIEWE; encoded by the coding sequence ATGTCACGTAGACCTGTCCTAGTGTTTAACTTTGGATCTCAGTACGTGCAGCTCATAGCCAGGAGGATAAGAGAGCTTGGAGTTTACAGTCAGATTGTGCCCTACTACATAGACCCACAAGAGGTGGAAAGGTTAAACCCTTACGGGATAATCTTCTCAGGTGGACCGGCTTCTGTGTACCAAGAGGGAGCACCCTTACCCCACCCAAAGATATTGGACCTGGGAGTACCCATACTGGGCATATGCTACGGTCTTCAGACCATAGTGCATATGCTGGGTGGTAAGGTAGAAAGGGCCCAAAAGCAAGAGTACGGTAGGGCTACCCTGAGGGTGCTAAAAGAAGATCCTCTCTTCAAAGGTCTTCCTAAGGAGTTTGAGGTTTGGATGAGCCATGCAGACAAGGTGAGTGTTCTTCCGGAAGGGTTTGTAGCTCTAGCATCTTCTGAAAACTCTCCCTATGCAGTTATAAGACATTCAGAGAGACCCATATACGGCGTTCAGTTCCATCCGGAGGTGACACACACATCCTATGGCAAAGAACTTTTGGGTAACTTCCTCTTTGAGGTCTGCAAAGCTCAAGTAAACTGGCAGATGCCAGACTTTATACAGCATAAAGTTGAAGAGATAAGACAGACGGTGGGCAATTCAAAAGTGGTGTGTGCTCTGTCTGGTGGAGTAGACTCTACAGTAGCTGCAGTCCTTACCTACAAAGCCATAGGTGATAGGCTTTTCTGCATCTTCGTAGACCACGGCCTTCTTAGAAAGGGAGAATCTCAGGAGGTGGAAGAGTCCTTTAAAAAGCTCTCGTTACCCTTTAAGAAGGTGGACGCTAGCGAGTATTTCCTTGAAAGGTTAAAAGGTGTGGAGAATCCAGAGCAGAAGAGAAAGATAATAGGGCATACCTTCATAGAAGTCTTTGAGAGAGAAGCCAAGGAGTTCGGGGCCGAGTATCTGCTACAGGGAACTCTCTACCCAGATGTTGTGGAAAGTGCTGGTATTGAAGGAGCAAAGGTTATAAAGACCCACCACAACGTAGGCGGGCTTCCAGAGAGGATGAACCTAAAGCTGCTAGAGCCTTTAAGAGAGCTCTTCAAGGACGAAGTGAGGAAGGTAGGAGAGCTTTTAGGGGTTCCCGAGAACATCCTAAAGAGGCATCCCTTCCCAGGCCCTGGTCTGGCTATAAGGATACTCGGAGAGGTAAAGAAAGAAGACCTGGAGATACTGAGAGAAGCGGACTACATCTTCATAGAAGAGTTGAAAAGATGGGGACTTTACGATAAGGTATGGCAAGCCTTTGCCGTGCTGCTACCTGTGAAAAGTGTAGGAGTTATGGGAGACGTGAGGACCTACGAGAGGGTGGTGGGGCTTAGAGCGGTGGACAGCACTGACGGTATGACGGCAGACTGGTCCAGACTTCCCTATGAATTCTTAGACCATGTCATGAGGAGGATAATAAACGAGGTCAAGGGCATAAACAGGGTCGTCTACGACATATCATCAAAACCACCAGCTACCATAGAATGGGAGTAG
- a CDS encoding MoaD/ThiS family protein, whose protein sequence is MPIVVRVPTPLRRLTNGQGEISVDVEGPISLSELIERLEGMFPGVKERLLDENGEIRRFVNLYVNDEDVRFLQGVQTQLKPGDVLSIVPAIAGGL, encoded by the coding sequence ATGCCTATAGTGGTGAGAGTCCCTACACCTTTAAGAAGGCTCACTAACGGTCAGGGAGAAATATCTGTAGATGTAGAAGGCCCCATAAGCCTAAGCGAACTAATAGAGAGGTTAGAGGGTATGTTCCCTGGTGTAAAGGAGAGACTCCTGGACGAGAACGGAGAGATAAGAAGGTTCGTAAACCTCTACGTGAACGATGAAGATGTAAGATTTCTACAAGGTGTACAAACTCAACTAAAGCCTGGGGATGTGCTTTCCATAGTGCCAGCCATAGCCGGTGGACTTTGA
- a CDS encoding DEAD/DEAH box helicase, with the protein MEFDFSQLSEPLRKALKDLGFSQPTPIQKEAIPLALKGYDVMGQAQTGTGKTAAFGIPIIEKLRREDGLKALILTPTRELALQVKDQLLSLSKYKGLRVFAFYGGRPVKGDLEALDKYSPNIVVGTPGRIKDLILRGALDLGSISFLVLDEVDVMLDMGFIEDIEEIISYVPKERQTFFFSATIPKRVQELARKHLREGYKFVKVISPELKPRIEERIIRLNSSAQKLHELERILREHKLEKVIIFVKTKKDAKELSQRLQEKGFRVCSLHGDMTQRQREYSLRLFREDKVRVIVATDVASRGLDIKGVSLVINYHVPEDPEVYIHRIGRTARLGSYGKALSLVTPEDSKSLWRIKKLKESYQQA; encoded by the coding sequence ATGGAATTTGACTTCTCACAACTAAGCGAACCGCTACGAAAAGCCCTAAAAGATCTTGGCTTCTCCCAACCTACACCCATACAGAAGGAAGCCATACCCCTAGCCCTCAAGGGTTATGACGTGATGGGTCAGGCACAGACGGGAACGGGAAAGACGGCAGCCTTTGGCATACCCATAATTGAAAAGTTAAGAAGGGAAGACGGTCTGAAGGCCCTTATTTTAACGCCTACGAGGGAGCTTGCCCTCCAGGTAAAAGACCAGCTCCTTTCCCTGTCCAAGTACAAAGGGCTGAGGGTTTTTGCCTTCTACGGTGGTAGGCCCGTGAAAGGAGACCTGGAGGCTTTGGACAAGTACAGCCCAAACATAGTGGTGGGAACACCCGGTAGGATAAAGGATCTCATCCTCAGAGGAGCTCTTGACCTTGGAAGTATATCCTTTCTAGTGCTTGATGAGGTGGACGTAATGCTTGACATGGGTTTCATAGAAGATATAGAGGAGATTATCTCCTACGTACCGAAAGAAAGACAGACCTTCTTCTTCTCTGCCACCATACCAAAAAGAGTCCAAGAGCTAGCCAGAAAACACCTAAGAGAAGGCTACAAGTTTGTGAAGGTGATAAGCCCTGAGCTAAAGCCAAGGATAGAAGAAAGGATCATAAGGCTAAACTCATCTGCTCAGAAGTTGCACGAGCTTGAAAGGATATTAAGAGAGCACAAGCTTGAAAAGGTCATAATCTTCGTAAAGACCAAAAAAGATGCAAAGGAACTAAGCCAAAGGCTCCAAGAAAAGGGCTTTAGGGTTTGCAGCTTGCACGGTGATATGACCCAAAGGCAGAGGGAGTACTCTCTTAGGCTTTTCAGGGAAGACAAGGTAAGGGTGATCGTGGCTACGGATGTAGCATCCAGAGGATTGGATATAAAGGGGGTCAGCTTGGTGATAAACTACCATGTTCCTGAAGACCCAGAGGTTTACATACACCGTATAGGCAGGACAGCGAGGCTTGGTTCCTACGGTAAAGCCCTAAGCCTTGTGACACCAGAGGACAGTAAGTCCCTCTGGAGAATAAAAAAGTTGAAGGAGAGCTATCAGCAAGCATGA
- the ispG gene encoding flavodoxin-dependent (E)-4-hydroxy-3-methylbut-2-enyl-diphosphate synthase, protein MLERRKTRQIQVGWVKIGGDAPVVVQSMTSTKTHQVEETLQQIRRLYEAGCELVRVAVPHREDVEALPDIVKNSPIPVIADIHFAPSYAFLSMDKGVHGIRINPGNIGKEEIVRDIVQEAKVKGVAIRIGVNSGSLEKDLLEKYGYPCAEALFESAVRWSEKFEKWGFYNFKVSIKGSDVLENIRANEMFAKYTDVPLHIGITEAGMGLQGIVKSSVGIGILLYKGIGDTVRVSLTDDPVVEVETAYYILSSLGIRRRGPEIVSCPTCGRIEVDLPKVVSQVKEKLKDVKTPLKIAIMGCVVNAIGEAREADLGLACGRGFAWLFKKGKPIRMVKEEEMAQALLEEIYKENGHE, encoded by the coding sequence ATGCTGGAAAGGAGAAAGACAAGGCAGATACAGGTAGGTTGGGTAAAGATCGGAGGAGACGCTCCCGTAGTGGTGCAGTCTATGACCTCCACCAAGACCCATCAGGTGGAGGAAACTCTCCAGCAGATAAGGAGACTCTATGAGGCAGGATGCGAGCTTGTAAGAGTTGCAGTTCCACACAGAGAGGACGTGGAGGCATTGCCGGACATAGTCAAAAACTCTCCTATTCCTGTAATAGCCGACATACACTTTGCACCTTCTTATGCTTTCCTTTCCATGGATAAGGGTGTGCATGGCATTAGGATAAACCCCGGCAACATAGGAAAGGAGGAGATAGTAAGGGATATAGTCCAAGAGGCAAAGGTCAAAGGTGTAGCCATAAGGATCGGCGTAAACTCGGGGTCTTTGGAGAAGGATCTGCTTGAAAAGTACGGCTATCCGTGCGCTGAGGCTCTCTTTGAAAGCGCTGTGCGTTGGTCCGAGAAGTTTGAAAAGTGGGGCTTTTACAACTTCAAAGTCTCCATAAAGGGTTCCGATGTGCTTGAGAACATAAGGGCCAACGAGATGTTTGCCAAATACACTGATGTGCCACTTCACATAGGTATAACAGAAGCTGGCATGGGCCTTCAGGGTATAGTCAAGTCCTCTGTGGGTATAGGTATACTTCTTTACAAAGGTATAGGAGACACGGTAAGGGTATCTCTAACAGACGACCCAGTAGTGGAGGTGGAGACAGCTTATTACATACTATCATCCTTGGGTATAAGAAGGAGAGGACCAGAGATAGTGTCCTGTCCCACCTGTGGTAGGATAGAGGTGGACCTTCCTAAGGTGGTATCTCAAGTAAAAGAGAAGTTAAAGGACGTGAAAACACCCCTTAAGATAGCCATAATGGGCTGTGTGGTGAACGCCATAGGGGAGGCCAGAGAGGCAGACCTTGGACTTGCCTGTGGAAGGGGTTTTGCCTGGCTCTTTAAGAAGGGCAAGCCTATAAGGATGGTAAAGGAAGAAGAGATGGCCCAAGCCCTTTTAGAGGAGATATACAAGGAGAACGGCCATGAGTGA
- the moaA gene encoding GTP 3',8-cyclase MoaA: protein MGTGSVKDLLGRELRDLRISVTDRCNFRCFFCMPADGDYSFFPKEEILTFEEIARFVKAVLPLGIKKIRITGGEPLVRKHLENLIRLISEFDVDISLTTNGFLLKEKAKALKEAGLKRVTVSLPSLRDDVLSRMVGRDVKVKTILMGIEEAIKVGLVPVKVNVCVVKGVNDSEILDIAKFFKGMGLTVRFIEFMDVGTLNGWSLDKVVSAKEILSIIQKEFEVEPIGRGYRGETAQRYRYKDDGLEFGIIASVTEPFCGDCNRLRLTADGKVLTCLFAQDGYDVKRLIRSGASDEDIREFVRSVWLSRKDRYSEERLTLLKEGKSPRKIEMFKVGG, encoded by the coding sequence ATGGGTACTGGGAGCGTAAAGGATCTTCTGGGTAGAGAGCTAAGGGACCTGCGCATATCCGTCACAGACAGGTGTAACTTTAGATGCTTTTTCTGCATGCCAGCAGACGGAGATTACTCCTTTTTTCCAAAGGAAGAGATCCTTACCTTTGAGGAGATAGCCAGGTTCGTAAAGGCTGTATTACCCTTGGGGATAAAGAAGATAAGGATAACTGGCGGAGAACCCTTAGTGAGGAAACACCTTGAGAACCTCATAAGGCTTATCTCCGAGTTTGACGTAGATATAAGCCTGACCACCAACGGCTTTTTACTCAAAGAAAAAGCAAAAGCTCTTAAGGAAGCAGGTTTAAAGAGAGTAACTGTGAGCTTACCATCCCTTAGGGATGATGTCCTGTCTAGGATGGTAGGAAGGGATGTAAAGGTGAAGACCATACTGATGGGCATAGAGGAAGCCATCAAGGTAGGCCTTGTGCCTGTGAAGGTAAACGTGTGCGTGGTCAAGGGAGTAAACGATTCTGAGATCTTGGACATAGCCAAGTTCTTCAAAGGTATGGGTCTTACCGTAAGGTTCATCGAGTTTATGGATGTAGGCACTCTGAACGGATGGAGCCTGGACAAGGTTGTAAGTGCCAAAGAGATACTGAGCATAATACAGAAGGAGTTTGAGGTAGAACCTATAGGGAGAGGCTACAGAGGGGAGACTGCCCAGAGGTACAGGTACAAGGACGATGGCCTTGAGTTTGGCATAATAGCCTCCGTGACTGAGCCTTTCTGCGGCGACTGCAACAGGCTAAGGCTTACAGCAGATGGTAAGGTGCTTACGTGCCTTTTTGCTCAGGACGGCTACGACGTTAAAAGGCTCATAAGATCTGGAGCCAGCGACGAAGATATAAGGGAGTTTGTAAGGAGCGTGTGGTTATCGAGGAAAGACAGGTACTCTGAAGAGAGACTAACCCTCTTAAAAGAGGGAAAATCTCCAAGAAAAATAGAGATGTTCAAGGTGGGTGGCTAA
- a CDS encoding molybdenum cofactor biosynthesis protein MoaE — MVPKVYIGIEWFGIEKVFSEYQVPPDCGASVSFLGIARAAPEDGDVVELHYEAFPEMAIKVMEQIREEAISQFGVKEVFIHHRLGVVKVGEPSFMVVVFGGHREETFKACRYAVDEVKKRAPIWKKEVFKDGKGEWVLGA; from the coding sequence ATGGTACCTAAGGTATACATAGGCATAGAATGGTTCGGCATAGAGAAGGTTTTCTCTGAGTATCAAGTTCCTCCTGATTGTGGTGCCAGCGTTAGCTTCCTAGGTATAGCTAGGGCAGCGCCTGAGGACGGAGACGTTGTAGAGCTCCATTACGAAGCCTTTCCCGAGATGGCCATAAAAGTTATGGAGCAGATAAGGGAGGAAGCTATATCACAGTTTGGAGTTAAAGAGGTGTTTATACACCACAGGCTTGGTGTAGTGAAGGTGGGGGAGCCATCCTTCATGGTGGTAGTCTTTGGCGGTCACAGGGAAGAGACCTTTAAAGCCTGCAGGTACGCGGTGGATGAGGTAAAAAAGAGGGCACCCATATGGAAGAAGGAAGTGTTCAAGGATGGAAAGGGTGAATGGGTACTGGGAGCGTAA
- the argH gene encoding argininosuccinate lyase — MEKPWEGRFSEKTDEFVERFTQSVSFDRRLALEDIRQSIAHVKTLQKAGVLTQDEAKAIVEGLNKIAEEIEKGGFEFKESLEDVHMNIEFALAERIGQVGKKLHTGRSRNDQVATDERLHIKGQILEILELLKGLRKALVKLAQNTVDVIVPSYTHLQKAQPIRLAHYFLAYREMFLCDEERFMLAYKMADRSPLGSGAVAGVDFPLDRFFTAHELGFNRVLRNSIQATADRDYILDVLYACASTGMHLSRLAEDLILWSSEEFGFVELPDRLCTGSSIMPQKKNPDVLELIRGKTGRLYGNLMSLLTTLKGLPMAYNRDLQEDKEPLFDSLDTIKACIKAMTLVLDGLTIKADRMQQQAGGFSLMTDLANYLVQKGLPFREAHSVAGKITSYLLKEGKKPEELTLEELKSFSSLYEEDALKLLDPRVSADRRNTYGGTSKEQVQKQVEIAIREEGL; from the coding sequence ATGGAAAAGCCTTGGGAAGGAAGGTTTTCAGAAAAGACTGATGAGTTTGTAGAGAGGTTCACCCAGTCAGTAAGCTTTGACAGAAGGCTGGCCCTTGAGGATATACGACAGAGCATAGCCCATGTAAAGACCCTTCAGAAGGCCGGTGTGCTTACACAGGATGAAGCAAAAGCCATAGTTGAAGGACTAAACAAGATAGCAGAGGAGATAGAAAAGGGGGGCTTTGAATTCAAGGAGTCTTTAGAAGACGTACACATGAACATAGAGTTTGCCCTGGCCGAAAGGATAGGGCAAGTGGGGAAGAAGCTGCATACAGGTAGATCTCGTAACGACCAGGTGGCCACGGACGAAAGACTGCACATAAAGGGACAGATCTTGGAGATACTGGAGCTCCTTAAAGGGCTAAGGAAAGCACTTGTAAAGCTTGCACAGAACACCGTGGATGTAATCGTCCCTTCTTACACACACCTGCAGAAGGCCCAGCCCATAAGGCTTGCCCACTACTTCCTTGCATACAGGGAGATGTTCCTATGTGACGAGGAGAGGTTTATGCTTGCTTACAAGATGGCAGACAGGTCACCTTTGGGTAGCGGTGCGGTGGCTGGGGTGGATTTCCCCTTGGACAGGTTCTTCACAGCTCATGAGCTTGGTTTTAACAGAGTTCTGAGAAACTCCATACAGGCAACCGCCGATAGAGACTATATCCTGGATGTCCTTTACGCATGCGCCAGCACAGGCATGCATCTTTCAAGGCTAGCCGAGGATCTAATCCTATGGTCCTCCGAAGAGTTCGGTTTCGTAGAACTTCCAGACAGGTTGTGTACAGGCAGCTCCATCATGCCCCAGAAGAAAAACCCAGACGTGCTTGAACTTATCAGAGGTAAGACGGGAAGGCTCTACGGTAACCTCATGTCCTTACTTACCACTCTCAAAGGACTTCCTATGGCCTACAACAGGGACCTCCAGGAGGACAAAGAGCCCCTGTTTGACAGCTTGGACACGATAAAGGCCTGCATAAAGGCTATGACCCTAGTGCTCGATGGACTTACCATAAAAGCAGACAGGATGCAACAGCAAGCTGGAGGCTTTAGCCTTATGACAGACCTTGCTAACTACCTCGTGCAGAAGGGCCTTCCCTTCAGAGAGGCCCACTCTGTAGCCGGTAAGATAACATCTTACCTCCTCAAGGAAGGTAAAAAACCAGAGGAGTTAACCTTGGAAGAGCTAAAGAGCTTTTCCTCCCTTTACGAGGAGGATGCGCTAAAGCTTCTAGATCCAAGGGTATCGGCCGACAGGAGGAACACCTACGGAGGCACATCAAAGGAGCAGGTACAGAAGCAGGTAGAAATTGCAATAAGAGAAGAAGGACTTTAA